A section of the Clostridia bacterium genome encodes:
- the dnaN gene encoding DNA polymerase III subunit beta: protein MHITVQQEDLASALQIVQRTTAARTTLPVLTGILFEARHGMLTLSATDLETAIRTTLPASVADEGAVVLPARYVVELVRRAPSGEISISTEGERAQATVRFAKSQYRMNGFPHEQFPMMAQDFAGSPLELPQQQFRDAVQRTSFAVSTSDMRPILTGIQLRISTSGFHAVATDGIRVAHYRGEGGSADDAVEVVVPGRTLQELARLLGDADASVRLGMLENRLLAEVNGVLFQTTVLNGQYPAVLDMMPKSYGVEMEVDRRAFVEACERVALIASAPDQSNAVRMSIAPGGVTLSAQAPDVGVAEDYVEASVTGEALEIAFNSKYLLDGLRHVDGEVVRCAFSGPIGAARFCGESDDYEYFLLPMRIS from the coding sequence ATGCACATCACCGTCCAGCAGGAAGACCTGGCCTCCGCGCTTCAAATCGTGCAGCGCACCACTGCGGCCCGCACGACGCTGCCGGTCCTGACCGGCATTCTCTTCGAGGCGAGACACGGCATGCTGACGCTTTCCGCCACGGACCTCGAAACGGCGATCCGCACCACGCTGCCGGCTTCCGTTGCGGATGAGGGCGCCGTCGTGCTCCCTGCTCGGTACGTGGTCGAACTTGTCCGGCGCGCGCCTTCGGGCGAGATCTCGATCAGCACCGAAGGCGAACGGGCCCAGGCCACGGTCCGCTTCGCAAAGTCGCAGTATCGCATGAACGGTTTCCCGCACGAGCAGTTCCCGATGATGGCGCAGGATTTCGCGGGTTCCCCCCTGGAACTGCCCCAGCAGCAGTTCCGCGATGCCGTGCAGCGGACAAGCTTCGCCGTCTCGACCAGCGACATGCGCCCCATTCTCACGGGCATCCAGCTGCGCATCTCCACGAGCGGATTTCACGCCGTGGCCACGGACGGGATCCGCGTCGCGCATTACCGTGGGGAAGGCGGCTCGGCGGACGACGCCGTCGAGGTCGTCGTTCCCGGGCGAACGCTTCAGGAGCTGGCCCGGCTGCTGGGGGACGCCGACGCCAGCGTCCGGCTTGGCATGCTGGAGAACCGGCTGCTCGCCGAGGTGAACGGCGTTCTCTTCCAGACCACCGTCCTGAACGGGCAATACCCCGCGGTGCTCGACATGATGCCCAAGTCCTACGGCGTGGAGATGGAAGTCGATCGTCGCGCGTTCGTGGAGGCCTGCGAGCGCGTCGCGCTGATCGCGAGCGCCCCCGACCAGTCGAACGCCGTGCGCATGTCGATCGCCCCCGGAGGCGTGACCCTGAGCGCCCAGGCGCCCGACGTCGGCGTGGCCGAAGACTACGTGGAAGCCTCGGTGACGGGCGAGGCCCTGGAGATCGCGTTCAACTCCAAGTACCTCTTGGACGGCTTGCGCCACGTCGACGGCGAGGTCGTGCGGTGCGCCTTCTCCGGGCCCATCGGCGCGGCGCGGTTTTGCGGCGAGAGCGACGACTACGAATACTTCCTCTTGCCGATGCGGATTTCCTGA
- a CDS encoding DUF721 domain-containing protein, whose translation MSERLGHALERTLAQLGLKQAADRQSAVRLWDEVAGPHLREHAQAVAVRGEVLEVVVADSAWANQVALLKQELLDRLNARLAPERLKDLRVRVGRVRPPEAERAGDMLARDEIELAKRDLRRMLEEEETSLAADLRAALLEFAARAEARRRRREGRSAGPARDTEAVASDREG comes from the coding sequence TTGAGCGAGCGCCTGGGTCACGCGCTGGAGCGCACGCTCGCCCAGCTCGGCCTGAAGCAGGCGGCGGACCGCCAGTCGGCCGTGAGACTGTGGGACGAGGTGGCCGGGCCGCACCTGCGGGAACACGCGCAGGCTGTCGCGGTGCGCGGCGAGGTGCTCGAGGTCGTCGTCGCGGACTCTGCGTGGGCGAACCAGGTGGCGCTTCTCAAGCAGGAACTGCTCGACCGGCTGAACGCCCGCCTCGCCCCTGAACGGTTGAAGGATCTCCGCGTGCGCGTCGGCCGCGTGCGGCCGCCGGAGGCGGAGCGAGCGGGCGACATGCTCGCCAGGGACGAAATCGAGTTGGCGAAACGCGATCTTCGCCGCATGCTGGAGGAAGAGGAGACGTCGCTCGCCGCCGACCTGCGCGCGGCACTTCTCGAGTTCGCGGCGCGCGCCGAGGCGCGTCGCCGTCGCCGCGAGGGGCGCTCCGCCGGCCCGGCGCGCGACACCGAAGCGGTCGCATCCGACAGGGAAGGGTGA
- a CDS encoding RNA-binding S4 domain-containing protein codes for MQPVRVDIAKLPVKLDAFLKICGAVQTGGEAKVAVQSGRVLVNGEVETRRGRKLVDGDRVTIPGAGEWVVNGKDGGSSTDGI; via the coding sequence ATGCAACCGGTGCGGGTGGACATCGCGAAGCTTCCCGTCAAACTCGACGCGTTCCTCAAGATCTGCGGCGCCGTGCAGACGGGCGGCGAGGCGAAGGTCGCCGTGCAAAGCGGGCGCGTGCTCGTCAACGGCGAAGTCGAGACGCGGCGCGGCCGGAAGCTCGTCGACGGCGACCGCGTCACGATTCCGGGCGCGGGCGAATGGGTCGTGAACGGCAAGGACGGCGGGTCCTCCACGGACGGGATATGA
- a CDS encoding DUF370 domain-containing protein has translation MYLHVGGDVIIRASDIVAILERNTVVTGAATREFLGFMRARGKVEDLSNGDAKTVVVCRDRVLLSPISASTLRKRIGDFDHLRP, from the coding sequence TTGTACCTGCACGTCGGCGGGGACGTGATCATCCGCGCGTCGGACATCGTGGCGATCCTGGAACGGAACACGGTGGTCACCGGCGCCGCCACGCGGGAGTTCCTCGGGTTCATGCGGGCGCGGGGCAAGGTGGAGGATCTGTCCAACGGGGACGCGAAGACGGTGGTCGTGTGCCGCGACCGGGTCCTGCTCTCGCCGATTTCGGCGTCGACGCTGCGCAAGCGCATCGGCGACTTCGACCACCTCAGGCCCTGA
- a CDS encoding DNA replication/repair protein RecF, with translation MPQEYLERLFLRHFRSYAELALEFRPGVNVLIGPNGAGKTNVLEAIHYLGLGQSFRTGRDGEVVRWDEAGFYIKGRRVDGLGTLDLEVAFHKARGKAVRVGGRPLSRLSELFGTLPCVVFTPDELSWLKGSPGVRRRWLDHVLAQIDPTYGDNLGEMRACLVQRNQVLRDMGGKPRPGALFEVWTEQYLDVASRVAAARVRGLVELQPLLREELQRIAPDEDADLGLVVSARPGSGDRIRRLDDVPATADAWRRWYADELAAAFPDEAAQGYTLVGPHRDDVAAFLGGRDARRFASQGQQRSFVLALKVAEVRRLTEVLGKTPLLLLDDIFSELDPDRRRRLTWLLEGRLQAFLTTTELDLVPRERVARIFRVGDGRVEVLEEGNA, from the coding sequence ATGCCGCAGGAATACCTTGAGCGCCTGTTTCTCCGGCACTTTCGAAGCTATGCCGAGCTCGCCCTCGAATTCCGCCCGGGCGTGAACGTGTTGATCGGGCCCAACGGCGCCGGCAAGACCAACGTGCTGGAGGCGATCCACTACCTCGGTCTTGGCCAGTCGTTCCGGACGGGTAGGGACGGCGAGGTGGTGCGGTGGGACGAGGCCGGCTTCTACATCAAGGGCCGCCGCGTCGACGGGCTCGGCACGCTGGACCTCGAAGTCGCGTTCCACAAGGCGCGCGGCAAGGCCGTCCGCGTCGGCGGGCGCCCGCTGAGCCGGCTCAGCGAGCTGTTCGGGACGTTGCCGTGCGTCGTCTTCACGCCGGACGAGCTCTCCTGGTTGAAGGGCTCGCCGGGCGTCCGGCGGCGGTGGCTGGACCACGTCCTCGCCCAGATCGACCCGACGTACGGCGACAACCTCGGTGAGATGCGCGCCTGTCTGGTGCAGCGCAACCAGGTCCTGCGGGACATGGGCGGGAAGCCGCGCCCCGGCGCGCTGTTCGAGGTGTGGACGGAGCAGTACCTCGACGTGGCCTCACGCGTGGCGGCGGCGCGCGTGCGCGGCCTCGTGGAACTGCAGCCGCTCCTGCGCGAAGAGCTGCAGCGCATCGCTCCGGACGAGGACGCGGACCTCGGCCTCGTCGTCTCCGCCAGGCCCGGATCGGGTGACCGCATCCGCCGCCTCGACGACGTCCCCGCGACGGCCGACGCGTGGCGGCGCTGGTACGCGGACGAGCTTGCGGCCGCATTCCCGGACGAGGCGGCGCAGGGATACACGCTGGTCGGGCCCCACCGCGACGACGTGGCCGCGTTCCTCGGCGGCCGGGACGCGCGCCGCTTCGCGTCGCAGGGCCAGCAGCGATCGTTCGTGCTGGCCTTGAAAGTCGCGGAGGTGCGCCGCCTCACCGAGGTGCTCGGCAAGACGCCCCTCCTCCTCCTCGACGACATCTTCTCCGAGCTCGACCCGGACCGGCGCCGGCGTCTCACGTGGCTTCTGGAAGGACGGCTGCAGGCGTTCCTGACGACGACCGAGCTGGACCTGGTCCCGCGGGAGCGCGTGGCGCGCATCTTCCGCGTCGGCGATGGGCGCGTCGAGGTCCTCGAGGAGGGAAACGCTTGA